GGTGGGTGTGGATGCGCACCTGTGGTGGCTGACCGGTGCCGTGGTGGTGGGCTCGGCCATTGGTCTGTACTATTACCTGCGCGTTACCGTGAGCCTGTATCTCTCCGCGCCTCAGCAACTGAACCGCGATACGCCGTCTAACTGGGCGTTTACCGCCGGTGGGGTGGTGGTGCTGATAGCCGCGCTGCTGGTGCTGGTGCTGGGGGTGTACCCGCAGCCGTTAATCAGCATTGTGCAGCTGGCGGCCCCGCTGATGTAAGGCGGACGCCATTATCACGAAACCCGGCTGCGGCCGGGTTTTTTGTGCCTGTCGCCCGTGAATGACCTGAGTAACCTGCCCCTACGCTTCTGAATAAATGGAAGCCATCTTCTGAATCCGCCATAAAACCCCAGAAATCGAAAATCACCGGGTTGAAAAAACACCCCCAAACGGGAGATGAATACCATCCCGCGCTGCAGGGGGGGAGTAAGTGGTATTGCGTGTTGACAAGTGTCAACGAAAATAATAAGGTCATATACCCGGAGGCAAATGAAAAAACATCCGAACAAGCATATCCAGGCCGCCATTGAATATGCCCTGAGTCAGGGCTGGGTTTGGGTTCCACCAGGTGATTCCGCCCACTGTTTTTGCAAGTTACGTTGTGGTCATCCGGAAGGTGAGCATCGGGATCACCAGATGAGTATATGGTCGACGCCGAAAAGTGCTGAGAACCATGCCAGGCAAATCAGGCGCAAAACAAACCGCTGCTCTTGATTGTGTCTGGTCGGGGGGCGTTGACAATCTCCGTTTACTGAACGACCAAAGGCTAACCGAAGGGGGAACGATGGCGCTTTACCACTTTATACTGACGCTCTCAGGCGTAACCTATGACCGCGAAGGGCTGGAAGACGCGCTGTACGAAAGCGGCTGTGACGATGCACTGATTTGTGCATATGGAAACTCGGTCTATGTTGAGTTCGATCGTGAGGCTGACTCACTCGATGAGGCTATCGCATCTGCGGTTGAAAATATCGAATCCGCCGGGATTGGCGCTGTGGTTGAGTCTGTCGACTCTGCCCTTGTGGGGCTGAGCGATATTGCGGAAATGACAAATATGTCCCGTCAGGCGATTGCCATGCTGAAAGACGGCACCCGTGGCAGCGGCGATTTTCCTTGCCCCGTTCAGCGCATTAAAGGCCAGTCGCCGCTCTGGGACTGGGCGAATGTTGCACAATGGTTGTTAAAAAATGGCCGGTTGAAAGCGAACAGCGAGCTGGTCGTGAACGCGGGTGTATTAAGTAAATGGAATCTGGTGCTCAGAGCCAGCGCCTCACAAGATTTTAAAGAAGTGGAATCACTTGCGGCGTCACTGATCGAACGACGCCGCAAAACAGTCGCATAACGGGTCAGAGCCAGATCAAGTCGCGACTAATACAACTAATGCAGATTGCGCGTCGTTGCCATTTTATCAACGGGCTATCCTGGAAAAGATAAAATCGACACGCTCTTCTACAGAAGCACATGGTAATTCAATTAACTGATAGTCATACATACGGTATGTTTTTAC
This Shimwellia blattae DSM 4481 = NBRC 105725 DNA region includes the following protein-coding sequences:
- a CDS encoding helix-turn-helix transcriptional regulator: MALYHFILTLSGVTYDREGLEDALYESGCDDALICAYGNSVYVEFDREADSLDEAIASAVENIESAGIGAVVESVDSALVGLSDIAEMTNMSRQAIAMLKDGTRGSGDFPCPVQRIKGQSPLWDWANVAQWLLKNGRLKANSELVVNAGVLSKWNLVLRASASQDFKEVESLAASLIERRRKTVA